The Acidobacteriota bacterium genome segment CGAGGTCTACCGGCACAGCCTGTCGCACCTGATGGCCGCCGCCGTCTGCCGTCTCTTTCCGGGGACGCACCTGGGGATCGGGCCCGCCATCAGCGACGGTTTCTATTACGACTTCGAGTGCCCGGAAACTTTTTCGGAGGAGACCCTCGGCCGGATCGAAGCCGAAATGAAGACCCTGGCCGCGGAGCCGCTGCAGTTCGAACCCTCGCTCCTCTCCAAGGGGGAGGCGATCGAACAGTTCGCCGCCCGCGGGGAGCACCTCAAGGTCGAGCTGATCGAGGAAAAGGCCGGCGAAACCCTCTCCTGCTACCGGCTGGGGGACCTCGTCGATTTCTGCACCGGTCCGCACCTCGCCTCCACCGCCGGGATCCGCCCGGGGAGCTTCAAGCTCCTCAGCGTCGCCGGGTCCTACTGGAGGGGGGACGAGCACCGGCAGCAGCTGCAGCGGATCTACGGGACCGCGTTTCTGACCGCGGAGGAGCTCGAGAGCTACCTCGTGCAGCTCGAAGAGGCCAGGAAGAGGGACCACCGGAAGCTGGGGAAGGAATTCGACCTGTTCAGCATGTCGGAGGAAGCGGGCCCCGGGCTCGCCTTCTGGCACCCGAAGGGGACGCGCCTGCGCCTGGTCGTCGAGGAATTCCTGCGCCGCGAGCTGTACCGG includes the following:
- a CDS encoding threonine--tRNA ligase, which gives rise to MSLKARYADGRVEEIAGTEALEVYRHSLSHLMAAAVCRLFPGTHLGIGPAISDGFYYDFECPETFSEETLGRIEAEMKTLAAEPLQFEPSLLSKGEAIEQFAARGEHLKVELIEEKAGETLSCYRLGDLVDFCTGPHLASTAGIRPGSFKLLSVAGSYWRGDEHRQQLQRIYGTAFLTAEELESYLVQLEEARKRDHRKLGKEFDLFSMSEEAGPGLAFWHPKGTRLRLVVEEFLRRELYRRGYEFVTTPHVARDTLWKISGHYDYYRQNMYVFNIDEDEFVIKPMNCPGHIHIYKTQMRSY